Within Mongoliitalea daihaiensis, the genomic segment TTCCAAAGATGAATGGATCATCCACAATGGGGGTAAAAAAGTCAACGGTATTTATGACCGCCAAATCATCAGACACCTGATACACGGCGGCATCATCCTTGGACTCATTGCCTACCAAAAGTTGTGCAAACACTGTTCTAATCCCATCCTCTTGTTCCAATATTCGATCGAGTACCGCTGGGGCAATTTTACATCCACAACCCGATCCTTCACTGAACTGTGTAAGCCTTACTTTTTCTTCCATGTCAATTCATTTTTTGTTTTCAACAGAATTTGCACCCCTTCGTCCCATTTGACATCCGTAAAATCTAGACTTTTCAAGATATTCGCATGATTATTTTCCAAGTCATAATCGTAGAATTTGTCGTAGTAGGATAAGATTTCATCGATCCATCGTGCGTGCAAGCCCTCTTCTAAAGCCTCTAATGCCAGCTGTGTCCGCAAACCTCCCAGTTTTTTGGAAAGCTTTTTTATAGCCGCTTGTAAGTCTGCTCTAGGTAAGGAAGCATATTCGGCTGCAATATGTTTGATTCGTTGCTCTCTCGATTGAATAATCTCAATCATAGGTGCCGACTGCAGTTGAGTAAAAAAAACATCAGGTAAGATAACCGTCCCTATTTTTCTGCTTTCGTTTTCCACCCAAATGGGTTTATCCGCAGGCAATCCCCAAATTTCTTCCGCCAAAAGATTTTCAAAGTATTCATTGCTTGGTTGCGATAGTTGGCCGATACCTCCAAAGGCCGATCCTTTGTGATGGGCCAACCCTTCCAAATCAAGAATAGCCTCTCCTTGATTTTTAAGCTTCTGAAGTAACACCGTCTTTCCAACACCCGTACGCCCACCTAAGACTAGGAGTAAAAGTGGTTTTCTTACGCTTTCAAACGTAGCGGTTCGGTAGTTTTTATACCCACCTTCTAACCTAAAAACTTGAAATCCTACCATACTCAGGAGCCATGATAAAATTTGACTTCTCATCCCCCCTCTCCAACAATACAGTAACACTTTTTTCTTAGGACAAATCTGCATGGCTTCCTTCATGATATCTGCAAACCGAGGTCCAACCAATTCAAAGCCCTTGAGTACCGCTGCCTCTGAGCTTTTTTGTTTATAAATAGTCCCTACGAGTTTTCTTTCTTCATCATTTAAAATAGGAAGATTGTAAGCCCCCACGATGTGGGCTTGAGCAAACTCCCCCTCACTCCTTGCATCTATCAGAGGTAAGGTAGCTCTCAGGGCTAAAAATTGTTCTAAACTTACAAGCTGTTCAGTCATCTATCAAAGATTGGAATAATAACCTTACAAATCGAATCTAGTACATCCTTTTTTTATGAGAGTCAACCGTAAACCGAAGGGCCTTTGTTGGAGGGATACCTTGAAAAAAATGATGTGAATGAGCCTTATCCAAGCATTAGCCATCAACCCGATCAAACAAGGAGGACGAAGTACAAACTATCAATTGATTTGAGAATTGTGATCTTCCAAAAATAAAAAACCCCGAATTGTATCGGGGCCTTATTCCTTATTTTAACGTGATTGATCTTACTTCAAATAAGCAGATAACATCCACACTACTTTTTCTTTCGCAGTGATATATTCACTCATCAAGGCATCAGTACCTTCGTCGCCTTGCTCACCTGCCAATTCCAATGTTTCTCTCTCCAACTCCAAAAGGCTATTCAAATTGTCACGAGTAATCTCCACCATTTGCTTGGCATCTGTAACCAATTTTGCTTCTTTTATAACTGCGTGCTCGATATACTCTTCATACGAAGACAAAGGTCTTTCTCCCAAAGTCAGCACTCTTTCGGCTGTTTCATCGATATTGAGAGCGGCTGCATTATATAACTCCTCAAATTTTGCATGTAATTCAAAGAAGTTAGGTCCTGTGACATTCCAATGAAAATTTCTAAGGTTTTGATAGTATACCTGATAATTCGCAAGTAGGGCATTTAACTTCGATGCTAAAACTTTGCTGTCTTTTATTTTTAAACCAATATCATTTGTGCTCATAATCTTTATATTTAGTGTTTGTTTACTAGCTATATAAACAAATATAAGGCCATAGTGTCACAAAAACTAAATAAGGTCTATTGATAATAACTATGGGGAAAAGCAGTTTTCTATACAATGGGGGATTACCTATCGAAGGATGGAACAAATGAAGCAGGCGCTACAGGATATCGGTATTTTGGACTTTTACCGTAATAAAAACACTATCAAATGGCTGATTTTCATCAGTTCAGTAATCATTAGCTTTGGATCTATTTATTATACCAACTTACTGGTTGAGGAACTGCGCGAACGTGAAAAGCGTCAAATTCAATTATTAGCCAAAGCTTTGGAGTACGCCTCTATAAATACTGACAATTTGACATTTATCAACTCAGAAATCATTCAGCAAAATTATTCTATCCCTGTGATCATAGCTGATGCGGCAGGCAATCCTTTGGATATGCGGAACATCAAGATTAGAAAAAATGCCAGCGATGAAGAAAAGTCAAAGATTTTAAGGGAAGAAATCCAACAAATGAAGGCGCAATTTGAGCCCATAGAAATCATGGACTCTTTTGTGTATTACCGTAACTCTGAGTTGCTAACCTCTCTTCGTTTTTATCCATACATTCAGCTTTCGGTAATTTTGGTATTTGGTGCTTTGGCCTACGCAGTCTTTAACCAATCCAAGATTGCCGAACAGAATAGAGTTTGGGCTGGCTTGACTAAAGAAACTGCACATCAACTAGGGACTCCAATTGCTTCCTTGATGGCATGGCTGGACTACTTTAAGCACTCACCTTTTTACGAAGAAAACAAAGAGGTCATTCATGAGATGGATAAAGATGTGGTGAAATTACGGATGGTCACCGAGCGATTTAGTTCGATTGGAAGCAAACCTTCCATACAGCCTGAAAATGTTTTTATGGTCATCGATGAAGCCATCAACTACCTTCGGCCTCGCATATCAACTAAAGTAAACATGACTGTCAATGGATATGGTAATGACATCGATGCCATGATCAACAAGCCTCTCTTTGAGTGGGTCATCGAAAATATTTGTAAAAATGCGGTAGATGCCATGAAAGGACAGGGAAATATAACCATCAATATCATCAAGGAAAGTGAAAAATATGTCTTTGTGGACATCACTGATGATGGTAAAGGCATGGAAAAAAGCATATTCAAAAAAATATTTACACCTGGATTCACTACCAGAAAAAGAGGCTGGGGTTTAGGGCTTACCCTT encodes:
- the mnmH gene encoding tRNA 2-selenouridine(34) synthase MnmH, with the translated sequence MTEQLVSLEQFLALRATLPLIDARSEGEFAQAHIVGAYNLPILNDEERKLVGTIYKQKSSEAAVLKGFELVGPRFADIMKEAMQICPKKKVLLYCWRGGMRSQILSWLLSMVGFQVFRLEGGYKNYRTATFESVRKPLLLLVLGGRTGVGKTVLLQKLKNQGEAILDLEGLAHHKGSAFGGIGQLSQPSNEYFENLLAEEIWGLPADKPIWVENESRKIGTVILPDVFFTQLQSAPMIEIIQSREQRIKHIAAEYASLPRADLQAAIKKLSKKLGGLRTQLALEALEEGLHARWIDEILSYYDKFYDYDLENNHANILKSLDFTDVKWDEGVQILLKTKNELTWKKK
- a CDS encoding Dps family protein, producing MSTNDIGLKIKDSKVLASKLNALLANYQVYYQNLRNFHWNVTGPNFFELHAKFEELYNAAALNIDETAERVLTLGERPLSSYEEYIEHAVIKEAKLVTDAKQMVEITRDNLNSLLELERETLELAGEQGDEGTDALMSEYITAKEKVVWMLSAYLK
- a CDS encoding ATP-binding protein → MKQALQDIGILDFYRNKNTIKWLIFISSVIISFGSIYYTNLLVEELREREKRQIQLLAKALEYASINTDNLTFINSEIIQQNYSIPVIIADAAGNPLDMRNIKIRKNASDEEKSKILREEIQQMKAQFEPIEIMDSFVYYRNSELLTSLRFYPYIQLSVILVFGALAYAVFNQSKIAEQNRVWAGLTKETAHQLGTPIASLMAWLDYFKHSPFYEENKEVIHEMDKDVVKLRMVTERFSSIGSKPSIQPENVFMVIDEAINYLRPRISTKVNMTVNGYGNDIDAMINKPLFEWVIENICKNAVDAMKGQGNITINIIKESEKYVFVDITDDGKGMEKSIFKKIFTPGFTTRKRGWGLGLTLAKRIIEGYHKGKVFVKESEVGKGTTFRIILQGTKEGIAKFQREDFVAQGLNN